A section of the Rutidosis leptorrhynchoides isolate AG116_Rl617_1_P2 unplaced genomic scaffold, CSIRO_AGI_Rlap_v1 contig92, whole genome shotgun sequence genome encodes:
- the LOC139885279 gene encoding uncharacterized protein — MCTETDTSFGTGTETGTGYEKSKFVQYDLVDFKVKHGPISDVSASQTGDKVSYLLFANDSLAFMRVSDLDCEHFLDVLEAYHRATDQAVNFAKSSIFFNGSVHHDLWEHVKKKLNIVNGMAYNTYLGLPIVVGRKKHALFEFLRDRVENKVANWKGKMLSKAGREVLIKSVIQFAPTFAVRLF, encoded by the exons ATGTGCACGGAAACAGATACGAGTTTCGGTACCGGTACGGAAACGGGTACGGGATACGAAAAATCTAAATTTGTGCAGTACGA CTTGGTTGATTTTAAGGTGAAACATGGTCCGATTTCTGATGTTTCTGCGTCACAGACAGGAGATAAAGTCTCTTATTTGCTTTTTGCCAACGATAGTTTGGCCTTCATGAGGGTGAGTGATTTGGATTGCGAGCATTTTCTTGATGTACTAGAGGCGTATCATAGAGCTACAGATCAGGCTGTTAATTTTGCAAAATCCAGCATTTTCTTTAATGGCAGTGTGCATCATGATCTATGGGAGCATGTGAAGAAAAAGTTAAATATTGTAAATGGGATGGCATATAACACTTATCTCGGATTGCCGATTGTGGTGGGTAGGAAGAAACATGCTTTGTTTGAGTTCTTGCGAGATAGAGTGGAGAATAAAGTAGCAAACTGGAAGGGGAAGATGCTATCTAAGGCAGGAAGGGAAGTCTTAATTAAGTCAGTGATTCAGTTTGCTCCTACCTTTGCGGTGAGACTTTTCTGA